The following are encoded together in the Ictidomys tridecemlineatus isolate mIctTri1 chromosome X, mIctTri1.hap1, whole genome shotgun sequence genome:
- the Smim9 gene encoding small integral membrane protein 9 encodes MEPQKLLSIVFLLCSLTCSLLATVASPPSPLYDFGIQENAGLKPRSRGDQRSWLSDFWDYLWDLIMSSIPPAAIFAFLITVALMGTLCCLTILIGEPVH; translated from the exons ATGGAGCCCCAGAAGCTGCTGAGcattgtatttctgttgtgttcACTGACTTGCTCCTTGTTGGCGACAGTAGCTTCCCCTCCTTCGCCATTATATGATTTTGGAATTCAAGAAAACGCAGGACTGAAACCACGCTCAAGGG GAGACCAGAGGTCTTGGCTGAGCGACTTCTGGGATTACCTGTGGGACCTCATCATGAGCTCCATACCTCCAGCagccatttttgcttttcttatcaCCGTAGCACTAATGGGGACCCTCTGTTGCCTAAC TATTCTTATAGGTGAACCAGTCCACTGA